The Armatimonadia bacterium nucleotide sequence AATCGCGAGAACGAGGCCACACTCCGGCGCGCCATGGCCGCAGGCATCCGTGCCGTCGTCTCAGTGGACGCTCCAGCCGACAGACTCCTGGAGGTTCTGCGAGAGGTCGGCGGGATGAACAGCGTCCGTGAGGAGCCGGAGTTCCCGCTCGTTACTGACCCCAACCTGATGCCTCGCAGCATCGCCGTGACCGGGGCCAAGGGCGGAGTGGGCAAGACCACCTGTGCGGTGAACCTGGCGGTGCTGTTTGCCAAGCGGTTCCCCAACGAGGTGGCTCTCGTGGATTTCCACGGGCAGTTCGGCGATGCTGCTCTTGCTCTCGACATCGCAGCTCACGAGACGATCGCCGACCTGGCCTCCTTTGACGAGCTCGACCCCGATCTCGTCGAGACCCACCTCAGCATCCATCAGGCCTCCTCTCTGCGTCTGCTCGCAAGCCCTGATGTTCTTCGCGGCTCCGACATGGACATGAGCCGCCTGAACATCCCCTTCATGGCCGAGCTGATCGGCCTGCTCCGGCGATCCTACCGTTACGTCTTCTTTGATCTGCCTCCGCTTGTCTGGCCGGCGAGTCAGTACGTGTTCTCGCGCTGCCAGCAGGTGTTGGTCGTCACCAACCTCTTCGACCTCGCAGCGATTCGCGACACCAAGGCACTGCTGGAGCTGATCACCGCTGTGATGGGCGACGAGTCACGCATCAAGGTCGTGGCCAACCGGTCGCCGTGGCGAGGTGACTTCAAGCTCGATGACCTCCAGACCACGGCCGGGCGGAAGGTCTTCTTTGAGCTACCCGACGACTTGGAGACCGCGACGGGAGCCCTGAACGCAGGGGTGCCGGCGGTGCTCGAGAGCCCGAACTCCGCCCTTGCACGCGCACTGAACACCTTGGCTGACCGGCTGGCCGGCGAGCTCTAGCCCCAGGGACGTTGGGGGGCGCAAAGGGTCTGGGCACACACCGGGGGACGGCCCTTACGATAGCCGCCGTAGGAGGAAGGAACACGAATGGCAATCCCGAGAGCTGACTATCCGCAGACGGGCGGCGCGAAGCCTTCTGAGGGCGGCCCGGCTGCACATCTTGCCGAAGCCAAAGTCAAGGTCCACCAGAAGCTGCTGCGTGAGACCGAGTTCACCGTCCTGCAGCACATGAGCCAGACGCAGCTGCTGGAGAGAATCCAGTACCTGACGGATATCGTGTCCGACGAGATGGGCGTGTCCTTCTCAGCCAAAACCCGTGAGCAGCTCCAGAACGAGGTGCTCAACGAGGTCACCGGCTACGGACCGATCCAGCCCTTCCTCGATGACCCGACCGTTAGCGAGGTCATGGTCAACGGGCCGAAGATGGTCTACGTCGAACGTGAGGGCCGCCTCCAGAGAACCGACAAGACCTTCATGGACAACGGCCATGTCATGCGGATCATCGAAAAGGTCATTGCTCCCCTGGGCCGCCGCCTCGATGAATCCAGCCCGATGGTCGACGCCCGCCTCCCGGATGGCTCTCGTGTCAACGCCATCATCCCCCCTCTGGCGCTTCTGGGGCCCTGCGTCACCATCCGTAAGTTCTCTGCGGACCCCTTCACCGCCGATGACCTGGTGAGCTTCGGGACGATGACGGAGAAGATGAAGATCTTCCTCGAGGCCTGCGTCAAGGCGAGGCTCAACATCCTCGTCGCGGGCGGAACGGGTAGCGGCAAAACGACTACGCTCAACGTCCTTTCCTCCTTCATTCCCGAGACGGAACGTATCATCACCGTCGAGGATGCGGCCGAACTGCAGATGCAGCAGCCACACGTGCTGACCCTTGAAAGCCGACCGGCCAACATCGAGGGCAAGGGCGAGGTCACGATCCGCAACCTCGTCCGCAACTGCTTGCGTATGCGTCCTGACCGCATCATCGTCGGTGAGTGCCGTGGTGGAGAGGCGCTGGACATGCTCCAGGCCATGAACACTGGCCATGACGGCTCGCTGAGCACGCTCCACTCGAACTCGCCGCGCGACACACTGTCCCGTCTCGAGACCATGGTGCTGATGGCCGGTACTGAGCTGCCGGTGCGGGCAATCCGCGAGCAGATCACCTCGGCCATCAACCTGATCGTCCAGCAGACGCGTCTCCGCGATGGAACTCGGCGCATCAGCTACGTCACCGAGGTACAGCGAATGGAAGGCGACGGGATCGTGCTGGAGGACATCTTCCGCTTAGAGCGGCAGGGGATCGGGCCGGACGGACGCATCATCGCGAACAACCGCCCAACCGGTGTACGGCCGCTGTTCATGGAAACGCTTGCTGCTGAAGGGCAGGACCTGCCCGCCGACATCTTCACGCCGACCAACTAGCCGGTGCCGTGGGCCGGTTGTCGTGTAAGTCGAAAGGGGACCGAGGGGTATGACGCCCACCATCCTTTTGATCGGGGCCTTCATCCTGGGCGCAGTGATGATTGGCTCACTCGTGCTGGTCTTCGTGGGCTCGAATGACCGCGGCAGGCAGCGCCTGGCTACCCTGGAAGCGAAAGGAGCGACCTCTGGCGAGGCCACGGTCTCTACCACCGGGGCACGCGCGGACAACGCACCGACGCTAACCCGTGCCCTGGAGAACAGCGAGTGGGGGCAGGCGCTCCAGGTGGGGCTGATCCGCGCCGGATGGATGCTGCGGCCTTCAGAGTTTGTCGCCCTGTGCCTGCTGGTCGGCGCCGGCACCGCCGCGCTGGTGATGCTGATCTCCCATAGCCTGATCACGGGCATCCTTGTTGGTCTCGCCGGCGTGGTCGCGCCTCACTTTGCGCTCAAGAGCCGCCAGCAGAAGCGCATCAAAGACCTCAGCGCACAGTTGCCTGATGGCCTGGACATGCTCGCAGGATCGCTGCGCAGTGGCTTCTCAGTGCTTCGCGCGATGCAGGTCGTACGTTCGCAGATGCACCCACCAATCGCCGAGGAGTTCGGCCGCGTGGTCGACGAGGTGCAGTACGGCATCCCGCTGGAGGTCGCCCTCGACAACCTGGTAGAGCGCAGTGGAAGCTATGACCTCGAGCTAATCGTCGCAGCCGTGCAGACCCAGTTGGCGGTCGGTGGTAACCTCGCTGAGATCTTCGATAGCATCGCTGAGATGATCCGTGAGCGTGTGCGTCTGCTCGGCGAACTGCAGGCGGCGACCGCTGAGGGCCGGCTTTCTGCCGGCATCCTGCTGGCCATGCCCTTTGTGATGGCGCTCGCGGTGAATGTCATGAGCCCGGGCTACCTGGCACCACTCTTCCATAGCCAGCTGGGGCTCGTTCTTGTGGGCGTCGCCCTGGTGATGATGGGGCTTGGCACCATCATCATGCGAAAACTCATCGAGATTGACGTCTGACGGGTCAGAGGGAGGCGGGCAAGTTGGTACTCGTATACTCTATCGTGGGCTTGATGTTTGCGGGTGTGGCTGTCCTGGTCGTCGGCTCCTTCCTTGAGAGCCGGTCGATCCGCGTCCGCGAGCGCATCGACCGCATTCAGTCCTCGCAGTGGGCTGGCGGATCCCCCCTGGCTCGCGAGCTGCAGAAATCCCTGTATGAACGCGCCATCAAGCCGGCCCTGAGCAAGGCAGGCTCCACTATCCTGCAGATGACCCCGGGAGGGGCCGTCGATACCGCCAAGACAAAGCTGGAAATGGCGGGAGGACCCCAGTCCTTGTCGGTCGCTACCTACCTGGTCCTGCGCGCCCTGGCCTTGGCCGCCGGAGTCCTCGGTGCGATCGCCATCATGGTCATGTGGCAGCACGGCATGCTCATACACCGTATTGGGGCTGCCGGATTCGCGCTCTGTGCAGGCATGATGCTGCCAGAGTATCTGCTGGACAACTCCATTCGGAAGCGGCAGTACATCATCACCAAGAGCCTCCCCGACATCATCGACCTGCTGGTCGTCAGCGCAGAAGCCGGAACCGGTCTCGATGGCGCTCTGGCCGAAGTCGTACGGCGCAAGAAGGGGCCGCTACCTGATGAGTTCCGGCGGGTGCTCACCGAGATCCGCCTCGGCAAACGACGGATGGAGTCTTGGCAGGACCTCTCTGAGCGCTGCGGCATCGAGGACCTCAAGAACCTGGTGGCCGCCCTCCATCAAGCTGAGGAGTTGGGTGTGAGTATCGCCAACACCCTTCGCGCCCAGTCCGACTCCCTGCGGACCCGCCGGAGCATGCGGATCCGGGCGGCTGCAGCTACCCTGTCGGTCAAGATGCTGTTCCCGCTGATCTTCTGTATCTTTCCATCGCTGTTCGTAGTCGTGCTGGGACCTGGCGTAATGTCCATCAACTCTGCCATGAGCGGCCTGGGCTGGTAGAAGCAGCCTGACCCACGTCGCCACACGTCGCCCTCGCATGGTGCTCGACAGCGGGAGGGTAACGATTTCGTGTGATGCGGAACTTGACGGATTATTGAACGGTTGGTTAGTATGGTATTGAGACAACCGCAACGCGCACTCTGGCTCCTTCCGCTGGGGCGGCGAGGGCGCCACAGGGTTGTCAGTGCCCGGGAGCGCGGATGGGCATGAGAGTACTCATCACAAGTCAGGACATCCGGTCCTCCGAGATCGGGGCTGACTTGCTGACACAACGAGAACGGGACTGGGAGGTCATTTCCTGCCACGGTGCTGAGGCTTGGCGCGAACTTGACCGTGGCGGGTTGTGGGATATAGTCGTCTGGGACCTTGAGCTGGGGCGCTGGCCCCATCGCAGGGGAACGGAGCGCCCGGTCATTGTGGCCTGGTGTGCGCCGGAAGACAGTGGGGCTCTCTCCGAAGCCATGGCCCAGGGCGCCGACTACCCTCTCGTCAGGCATCAGGGCTGGGAGAGCTACTTCCCTGAGGTCCTCGAGTGTGCTGCCGAACGGGCTGCGGAGACCAAGGGCCGCCGCTCGGAGCAAGACTCCGTGGATGCCCTGCGGCTGGTGCAGCAGAGCCTGCTCGGGAGCATGTCCGAACCGGCCCTGGTGACGAACAGCCTTGGGGCTATCACGCACTTCAATGACGCTGCGGAGCAGTTCTTCGGCCACGATTCCGCGGCGGTCATCGGGGCAAGGCTCGGGCTCTTCTTCGAGCCCTCATCCCTTGCGGACGCTGTACTCGGTGTCTTGGCAACCGGCAGGTCGGTCCGGGAATTACGGTCCGAGCGCGGACTTCTGGAAGTCAACGAGGATGCTCGCGGGATCCTCCTGCGAGCCTTTCTACGCCGTTGCGACGGCAGCTATGCGCTCTGTGACGTGAAGCTGCGGTCGGTAAGCTCGGCGGCCGGTCGCTTCGACGGATGCGTGATGGTTGTGTCTGAGAGTGCTGCCGGCGGCGAAGAAGCAGCGCGTGAACTGGCACCGGCAGCCAGACTGACAGTGGGGGCTCTGGAGGCCGTAGCGGTGCCGCTGGCCGTTGTGGACGGCACCGGCACGGTACTCCGCCAGAACCGGGCGATGGAGGAGTTCCTCCGTGCGCATGGGATAGCCGCCTCCCAGGGACGCCGGTTCCAGGAGTATCTGTCTGATCCGCAGGGCCTGGTACTGGCCCTTGCCGAAGTCAGCCGCGGCCGCAGTGCCGAGATGCCCTCCCCGGTCACCTTTGTTGGGCGTGGCCCGGCACAGAAGCTTTACCTTAGCCCCGTTCTGGACGGCACGGGTCGGATGGATGCAGCGGTCCTGGTGCTCCAGGAGTGGCAGGGGACGACGGGCAAAGAGAGGGAAGGCAACATCACCGACGCCAGCATCAAGGCACTCACCGCAGCACTGGACATCGTCTCGCGACAGGCCGATCCTGAGGCAATCCTGGCAGGAGTACTGGAGGCGGCAGAGGTCCTGGTTGGCGCCGAGATGGGCATCGCCGTCGTGCGCGTCGGCGACGCGGTGCAGATGGCCCGGGCGAGTCGCGCGGTGTCCCAGGTCTCGACGCAGGCGCTTCAGGAAGCCCTTGAGCAACGGGTGAGCATGGGCTCGGCCCCGACTCATCCCGCTGTCTCGCAGGTGAACTCCATCCAGGGTGGCCCGAACGAGGAGGCACTCCGCAACGTCCTGACCACTGAAGGCGTTCGCACCTTGTGCGAAGCTCCATTCCGGGTGGCTGGCGAGGTGGTGGGTTGGATGCTGCTGGGCAGACGGCGCAGTGACGAGTTCGCGGACAGTTGCAGTCCCCTTACAGAGATTCTGGCAGGCTGTGCTGCCAGCCGCGTTCACGCCCTGGGAGCGACACGCAGGACCCGGTCGTCGGCAACCTCCCAGGAGAAGCTTCTCGAGGTTTCGGTTGCCCTTGGTGCAAGCCGAGACCAGGCGCAGGTGCTGCGGACGGTCGCTGAATCGGCCCTTGATATCATCAACTCCGAGTGTTGCTGCGTGCAGTTACTGGACGAGGAAGGGCAGCAGTTCGAGCAGGACTACACGGCTTGTCGCGCTGGGGTCAGCGCCGCCTGCGGGCGTAAGTCCAGCGAGTTGGTCTGGGAGTCGATCCGCGGGGGCAGGCTGGCCGTACAGACCTTGCCCTTGCTGGAGGGCCAGACTGAGGCAGCTACCGAGGCGGCGGTGCCGATGCTCGTCGATGGCGACCCGCTTGGTGCCATCATCTCGCGGGCGGCCCCGGGCAAGCCTCACACCGATGCCGAGCTGAGTTGCCTACAGCTCCTCGCAGCCCAGGCATCAGCGGCTCTCCATAGCGCCCGGCTCTACGAGGTCTCCAGACGCCGCAGTCAGCACATGGAAGTGATCGCGGCCCAGGCGTGGCAGGAAGAGGCCCGTGCCCGCGCTCTCTTCGAGGTTGCGACGGCCGTGTCCGAGAAGACCGACCTGCCCGAGATCCTGACTGTTGTCACCAAGAGCGCCTGCGCTGAGATCGGTTTCGAGCGGGCACGAATCTACCTGGCTGACCAGGAGCACCTCACCCTCGTGGGAGAGCTGGAGGCGAGGGCCGACGTCGTTGAGACCGTGAAGGAGCTCGATGTCGTTCCCCTGCGACGAGAGCCGGGCAACCGTCTGGCCGAAGCCGCCCTGGGATCGGCTCCGTACATGATCGATGCGGTCGAGGACACCGAGGTCGGAGCTGTCAGTCGACACGAACGGCTCTATGTTCCCCTGGCTTCGCAGGGCATGCTGGTTGGGCTCTTCGTGGCGGACAATCCGCAATCGGGTGCCCCGATCTCGCCGCAGCAGACGCGACTCTTGCGTTCCCTGGCGGGGCTTGCGAGCGTCGCCATTGAGCGAGCCCGTGTAGAGAAGCTGCGTGGAACGCTGATCTCGTCGGTCTCGCACGAGCTACGAGCGCCCCTGGCTTCCATTCGGGCTTACAACGAGTTGGTGTTGGCAGGCGACGCGGGTGCGATCAATGACGAGCAGCGGCTGTATCTGGAGCGTGTCGAGAAGGCCTCGGCCCGCCTGGAGAGGCTGATCGCCGACCTGATGAACCTGTCCAAGCTGCGGGCCGGCGAGGTCACGATCACCAGGGCACCGTCCGACCTGTCGCACATCGTTCAGAGCGTCATGGACACCATGACGCCGAAGGCGAACGACGCCGGGGTCGTGCTGGAGATAGGCCCAATCGACCCCCTTCCGGTCACCGTGACCGACCAGGGCAGACTGGAGCAGGTCCTGACCAACCTGGTGGACAACGCGATCAAGTTCAACAACGAGGGCGGTTGGGTGCGCGTCAGCCTTCGTGGCGAAGGGGCAGAGGCTGTCCTCAGTGTGGCAGACAACGGACCTGGGATACCCAAGTCAGCCCAGGCCCTTATCTTTGAGGAGTTCCAGCACGGAACCGACGCACGTAGCAGAGGGAAAGAGGGCGCTGGGCTGGGCCTGGCCATCGCGAAGCGGGTCGTTGGTGTGCTCGGCGGACGTATGTGGCTGGCGAGCGAGCCCGGACGTGGCTCGACCTTCTACGTCTCGCTTCCGCTGGAGCCCGTCGCCGAGCAAGTCACGGCAGCCGAGGCACAGCAGCCTGGTCTGCCTATGAATCTGGGGGATACGCATGAGCGGGCGCAAAATACTAATCATTGACGACGACGAACTGCTGGTGGGCGCAATCCAGCGGAAGTTCGAAACCGCCGGATTCCAGGTGATCACGGCGACCCGGGGCGGACAGGGCCGCGAGCGGGTCAAGAGCGAGAGCCCTGACCTGGTGATCCTCGACCTTGCCTTGCCAGATGATGACGGCACGGACATCTGCCGAGATGTCCGCGCCTTCTCACGCGTGCCGATCATCATGCTGACCGGCAGGGCCGAGGAGACCGACCGCATCGTCGGCCTCGAGCTTGGCGCCGACGACTACGTGACCAAGCCCTTCAGCCTCAGCGAACTGGTCGCACGCGCTCGTGCCGTGCTGCGCCGCATGGAGCCGCAGCGTGAACCGCCCAAGGAAGAGCCTTCCTATCTTGAGGGCCTGGGCATCACCGTCGACCTGCGCGCACACGAGGTCAAGGTCAGCGACTCGGCGATCTCCCTGACGCCGACCGAGTACAAGCTGCTGGTCGCCCTCATGAAGCGGCCGGGCGAGGTCGTCAGCGCTCAGGAGCTGCTCGATGAGGTCTGGGGATACGACGAGTACGACACCCACCTCGTCGAGGTCCACATCGCGAACCTGCGCAGCAAGGTCGAGGCCGATCCGAAGAACCCGGAGCGCATCCAGACGCTGCGGTCCTTCGGCTACCGCTTCGGGTAGACGCCGCCAAGGCACTACCTACGCAACAGGAAAGAGACGCCTGGTAACAGGCGTCTCTGTTGCTTACCGGCTCAGGAGCCTCAGGACGGCCTCGCGTCTGCCCAGCAACGTCTCCGGCAGTTGGTCGAAGTAATGGGGGCTGACGAAGACCCCTGGCACAGGTGCTAACAGTTGCATCAGCTCCGTCGCCTTGTCACCTGAGATGGCACCGGAGGCCAGCTCCCTGCGCGCGGCTTCCAGAAGCGCGACGTCCTCGAGCCCGTCGCGGATGACCTTCAGCCGCAGCGATGGCACCGTAGCCCCGCCATCGGGGGATGGGTAGACGACCCAGCCGTTGCCGTTGTGCACACCACCATAGGGGAACCCCGAAGGCTTGTCGTCCAGCGTAAGCGTCTTCCAGAAGTCCGGCCCGAAGGTGTACGCGCTCCCGGCCCAGATGAAGATCGCCCTGGCGCCGAAGCAGTGCGACATCCAGATGGCCAGGCGATGCTCCAGCGCCGGGTTGTCGATCTGCATGTTGGGCGCCTGGACCAGCGGTGCGCGCATCTGCCACCGGACCGGCAGGTGGCAGTAGTAGTGCCACAATTGCGGCGTCTTCACGTGACGCTGGCTCTCCGGATCATACCCACTGGCAGACAGGTCCGTCATCCAGGCGTCGCAGCCCTGGGCCATGTCCGCCTGGCCGTCCGAGGCCAGGTAGACGCGGATCCCGGGGTACTTCTCATGCACCATCCGGCAGAAGGGGATGTTCTCGTTGAGGAAGGTCTGGGCGTCCGGCTCGTCACGGTTGCTGTAGACCCAGGTGTTCTCCAGCCATCCCTTCTCACGCAAGTGGGCGTACAGTGAGTCGAAGTCGACGTTGCGCGTGCCCGGACGATCCACGTCGAACATCCGCTGGCCGTGCGCGGCGAGGAACTCGCGAAGGCTATCGAACTTGGCGGGATCTGCCGGGTCCCACTGGCCGCGGAGAGCGTCCACGGGCACAACATGGTGGTCGAGAGCCAGCGCGCACAGGTCCCGGTACTGCTCCTCCGACAGCTTGTTGCGCCGGAACCAGGAGACAAAGGGGTAAGCCTTCGGATCAAGTGTCAGCCCACCGACAACGCGGACCGGCACAACCGCACCGGCAGTCTCTCGGCCGTCGCTGAGGGCAACGCGACAGGTGACGGTCCCCGTTTTCATTTCCGCCGGTAGGTGCACATCGACCCAGAAGACGCCGCAGTCGGTGCCCGAGACCGCTACGTGATCCTCGGGCAGCAGTGGGTCAGGCCAGCGTTCGGAGTGGAACCGCGGATAGGTGGCCGCGGCAGAGGTCTTGACGAAGACCTCGCGGTAGACTTCAACCTGTGCGCCGGGTGCCTCAACAGTCAGTGTGTAGGTAGCCTCCTGCGCAGCGATGCGGGGAAGCGCCACAACCTGAAAGCTCTGGGTCTCTCCGGCGGCGGCCCAGCGCTCGCGGGCTGTGATCGCTGCCGAACCGGCGGGCGCGGCTTCGCCGCGGAACCAGTACTTGGTCGGCCATACCTTCACCAAGTCATGGGTGATCCCCAGGGCGAAGGCTGCCTGCGGTCTGTCTGCGAAGATGGCCTCGAACCGTGCCAGTTGGTCGCTGAAGGCCAGGCCCCAGGGGTCGACGGTATCCTTCATGCCCTGCTCCACCTCCGGAAGCTCGGCAGGCCAAGCTCCGGCAGCCAACAGGAGCACCAGCATTGCGGAAAGCCCCAGCACCCCACCCAACTGCGTTAGGTCCATGTGCATCCCTCCAGTGAAACGGGTGAAGCAATGTTGGGCGTTACTTCGCTTCCCGAGCCCTGCCTTCCTGCGCGGAGGGTACGCCGGGCAAGAGGGCGAATAGCCTAACACTACAGGCGTCTGGCCCTGCGAGGAGGAGGCACGCTATGACTACTGAATACCGCACCGACGACTGGAACACCTACAAGATGCAGACCCGCGAGCCGCACCGCGAACTGGAGCCGCTGGATGCAGAGATCGCGGCCGTTGACGGCGCACTGGCGGTGTTGCAGCAGGCAGGAATCCTCCCGCACATCGACTACGATCAGGAGCGCTTCCTGGCGCATCGCAAGGCCGTCGCGGAGTCCTTCGAGATCCCCTGGACTGCCATCACGCCACGGATGCAGCGTCTCCTGTACGCGATCAGCGCCATCCGGCAGCCCCAGACCATGATCGCAGCGGGCGTCTTCTGTGGCAACACCTTCATCTCGAACGCGGGTGCGGGAGTGGGCCCCGGTGCCTGCTACGGAGCGCAGGAGCTGATCGGCGTCGAGATCAAGCCTGAAGAAGCCGAACGGGCAGAGCGCAACGTGCGGCGAATCGATCCGACCGGCGTCGCCCGCGTTGTCGCTGCCGATGCGGTCGAAGTTGTCGCGGAGTACCCCGGCTCACTCGGCCTGCTCTACCTGGACGCCGACGGCGACAGGCAGCGCGGCAAGGGTATCTACCTGGAGATCCTGCAGGCCGGGTACGACAAGCTGACGCCGGGAGCTGTGATCCTCGCCCACAACAGCGTCAACTGTGCCGAGCGGCTCAAGGACTACCTGGCCTTCGTGCGCGATCCCGCAAACCTGAGCGCGAGTGTCAACGTGATCTTCGACGGTGAGGGCCTGGAAGTGTCCGCCCGATGATCGGCACTGGCTGCCCTGTGGGCAGACCTCTGTGCATCGCGGGAGTGCTGCGCCGACGATGAACACTTTCCTGGAACTTGCTCGCACGCGACGCAGTGTCCGGCGCTACCGTCCCGAGCCGGTCCCCGAGGAACTTCTCGAAGAGCTCCTCGAGGCGGCACGTTGGGCGCCCTCAGCGGTCAACACTCAGCCCTGGGAATTCATCGTCGTCACCGACCCTGCGCTCAAGCAGGAAGTGGGGAAGAGGGCACGCTACTTCGGGGTCGGCTGGCCGCATATCCACGAGGCTCCGGCACTGATCGCCGTCTGCGCAAAGCGCCTGACGGCGTTCTCGCGGGACGACTGCATCTTCGCCGGTGCCAACCTGATGCTGGCGGCCGCTGACCGAGGTCTTGGCACCTGCTGGATCGGCGGCTTCGACGAGAGCGTC carries:
- a CDS encoding type II secretion system F family protein — protein: MVLVYSIVGLMFAGVAVLVVGSFLESRSIRVRERIDRIQSSQWAGGSPLARELQKSLYERAIKPALSKAGSTILQMTPGGAVDTAKTKLEMAGGPQSLSVATYLVLRALALAAGVLGAIAIMVMWQHGMLIHRIGAAGFALCAGMMLPEYLLDNSIRKRQYIITKSLPDIIDLLVVSAEAGTGLDGALAEVVRRKKGPLPDEFRRVLTEIRLGKRRMESWQDLSERCGIEDLKNLVAALHQAEELGVSIANTLRAQSDSLRTRRSMRIRAAAATLSVKMLFPLIFCIFPSLFVVVLGPGVMSINSAMSGLGW
- a CDS encoding class I SAM-dependent methyltransferase; translated protein: MTTEYRTDDWNTYKMQTREPHRELEPLDAEIAAVDGALAVLQQAGILPHIDYDQERFLAHRKAVAESFEIPWTAITPRMQRLLYAISAIRQPQTMIAAGVFCGNTFISNAGAGVGPGACYGAQELIGVEIKPEEAERAERNVRRIDPTGVARVVAADAVEVVAEYPGSLGLLYLDADGDRQRGKGIYLEILQAGYDKLTPGAVILAHNSVNCAERLKDYLAFVRDPANLSASVNVIFDGEGLEVSAR
- a CDS encoding AAA family ATPase, which produces MIRLVITEASPGAAEGVRGRLASNELEIIGYARDGLEAAQMALQLKPDVLLVHEDLPGVDGYKVSGLVNAATADVAVVLLANRENEATLRRAMAAGIRAVVSVDAPADRLLEVLREVGGMNSVREEPEFPLVTDPNLMPRSIAVTGAKGGVGKTTCAVNLAVLFAKRFPNEVALVDFHGQFGDAALALDIAAHETIADLASFDELDPDLVETHLSIHQASSLRLLASPDVLRGSDMDMSRLNIPFMAELIGLLRRSYRYVFFDLPPLVWPASQYVFSRCQQVLVVTNLFDLAAIRDTKALLELITAVMGDESRIKVVANRSPWRGDFKLDDLQTTAGRKVFFELPDDLETATGALNAGVPAVLESPNSALARALNTLADRLAGEL
- a CDS encoding CpaF family protein, whose translation is MAIPRADYPQTGGAKPSEGGPAAHLAEAKVKVHQKLLRETEFTVLQHMSQTQLLERIQYLTDIVSDEMGVSFSAKTREQLQNEVLNEVTGYGPIQPFLDDPTVSEVMVNGPKMVYVEREGRLQRTDKTFMDNGHVMRIIEKVIAPLGRRLDESSPMVDARLPDGSRVNAIIPPLALLGPCVTIRKFSADPFTADDLVSFGTMTEKMKIFLEACVKARLNILVAGGTGSGKTTTLNVLSSFIPETERIITVEDAAELQMQQPHVLTLESRPANIEGKGEVTIRNLVRNCLRMRPDRIIVGECRGGEALDMLQAMNTGHDGSLSTLHSNSPRDTLSRLETMVLMAGTELPVRAIREQITSAINLIVQQTRLRDGTRRISYVTEVQRMEGDGIVLEDIFRLERQGIGPDGRIIANNRPTGVRPLFMETLAAEGQDLPADIFTPTN
- a CDS encoding response regulator transcription factor; amino-acid sequence: MSGRKILIIDDDELLVGAIQRKFETAGFQVITATRGGQGRERVKSESPDLVILDLALPDDDGTDICRDVRAFSRVPIIMLTGRAEETDRIVGLELGADDYVTKPFSLSELVARARAVLRRMEPQREPPKEEPSYLEGLGITVDLRAHEVKVSDSAISLTPTEYKLLVALMKRPGEVVSAQELLDEVWGYDEYDTHLVEVHIANLRSKVEADPKNPERIQTLRSFGYRFG
- a CDS encoding type II secretion system F family protein, with the protein product MTPTILLIGAFILGAVMIGSLVLVFVGSNDRGRQRLATLEAKGATSGEATVSTTGARADNAPTLTRALENSEWGQALQVGLIRAGWMLRPSEFVALCLLVGAGTAALVMLISHSLITGILVGLAGVVAPHFALKSRQQKRIKDLSAQLPDGLDMLAGSLRSGFSVLRAMQVVRSQMHPPIAEEFGRVVDEVQYGIPLEVALDNLVERSGSYDLELIVAAVQTQLAVGGNLAEIFDSIAEMIRERVRLLGELQAATAEGRLSAGILLAMPFVMALAVNVMSPGYLAPLFHSQLGLVLVGVALVMMGLGTIIMRKLIEIDV
- a CDS encoding DUF4091 domain-containing protein produces the protein MDLTQLGGVLGLSAMLVLLLAAGAWPAELPEVEQGMKDTVDPWGLAFSDQLARFEAIFADRPQAAFALGITHDLVKVWPTKYWFRGEAAPAGSAAITARERWAAAGETQSFQVVALPRIAAQEATYTLTVEAPGAQVEVYREVFVKTSAAATYPRFHSERWPDPLLPEDHVAVSGTDCGVFWVDVHLPAEMKTGTVTCRVALSDGRETAGAVVPVRVVGGLTLDPKAYPFVSWFRRNKLSEEQYRDLCALALDHHVVPVDALRGQWDPADPAKFDSLREFLAAHGQRMFDVDRPGTRNVDFDSLYAHLREKGWLENTWVYSNRDEPDAQTFLNENIPFCRMVHEKYPGIRVYLASDGQADMAQGCDAWMTDLSASGYDPESQRHVKTPQLWHYYCHLPVRWQMRAPLVQAPNMQIDNPALEHRLAIWMSHCFGARAIFIWAGSAYTFGPDFWKTLTLDDKPSGFPYGGVHNGNGWVVYPSPDGGATVPSLRLKVIRDGLEDVALLEAARRELASGAISGDKATELMQLLAPVPGVFVSPHYFDQLPETLLGRREAVLRLLSR
- a CDS encoding ATP-binding protein, which translates into the protein MRVLITSQDIRSSEIGADLLTQRERDWEVISCHGAEAWRELDRGGLWDIVVWDLELGRWPHRRGTERPVIVAWCAPEDSGALSEAMAQGADYPLVRHQGWESYFPEVLECAAERAAETKGRRSEQDSVDALRLVQQSLLGSMSEPALVTNSLGAITHFNDAAEQFFGHDSAAVIGARLGLFFEPSSLADAVLGVLATGRSVRELRSERGLLEVNEDARGILLRAFLRRCDGSYALCDVKLRSVSSAAGRFDGCVMVVSESAAGGEEAARELAPAARLTVGALEAVAVPLAVVDGTGTVLRQNRAMEEFLRAHGIAASQGRRFQEYLSDPQGLVLALAEVSRGRSAEMPSPVTFVGRGPAQKLYLSPVLDGTGRMDAAVLVLQEWQGTTGKEREGNITDASIKALTAALDIVSRQADPEAILAGVLEAAEVLVGAEMGIAVVRVGDAVQMARASRAVSQVSTQALQEALEQRVSMGSAPTHPAVSQVNSIQGGPNEEALRNVLTTEGVRTLCEAPFRVAGEVVGWMLLGRRRSDEFADSCSPLTEILAGCAASRVHALGATRRTRSSATSQEKLLEVSVALGASRDQAQVLRTVAESALDIINSECCCVQLLDEEGQQFEQDYTACRAGVSAACGRKSSELVWESIRGGRLAVQTLPLLEGQTEAATEAAVPMLVDGDPLGAIISRAAPGKPHTDAELSCLQLLAAQASAALHSARLYEVSRRRSQHMEVIAAQAWQEEARARALFEVATAVSEKTDLPEILTVVTKSACAEIGFERARIYLADQEHLTLVGELEARADVVETVKELDVVPLRREPGNRLAEAALGSAPYMIDAVEDTEVGAVSRHERLYVPLASQGMLVGLFVADNPQSGAPISPQQTRLLRSLAGLASVAIERARVEKLRGTLISSVSHELRAPLASIRAYNELVLAGDAGAINDEQRLYLERVEKASARLERLIADLMNLSKLRAGEVTITRAPSDLSHIVQSVMDTMTPKANDAGVVLEIGPIDPLPVTVTDQGRLEQVLTNLVDNAIKFNNEGGWVRVSLRGEGAEAVLSVADNGPGIPKSAQALIFEEFQHGTDARSRGKEGAGLGLAIAKRVVGVLGGRMWLASEPGRGSTFYVSLPLEPVAEQVTAAEAQQPGLPMNLGDTHERAQNTNH